In the Candidatus Saccharibacteria bacterium oral taxon 488 genome, one interval contains:
- the ruvX gene encoding Holliday junction resolvase RuvX has protein sequence MKAKNFLALDVGEKRIGLAMADSQVRIAVPFGWVANDERVMEELAEIMLRHDISLVVVGYPRNQSGEPTQQTEFVVDFVRRLGQLDIDAEIAYQDESLTSVQAEQRLAGKIKDKGDIDAEAASIILQDYLEVHG, from the coding sequence ATGAAAGCTAAAAACTTTCTAGCGCTAGATGTGGGCGAGAAACGGATCGGTCTAGCTATGGCCGATTCACAGGTGCGGATCGCGGTACCGTTTGGCTGGGTGGCTAATGACGAGCGGGTCATGGAGGAGCTGGCAGAGATTATGCTGCGGCACGATATCTCGCTGGTGGTGGTCGGCTATCCACGCAATCAGTCCGGCGAGCCAACACAACAAACAGAGTTCGTGGTCGATTTTGTCAGGCGGCTGGGTCAGCTGGACATTGATGCCGAGATCGCTTATCAGGATGAGTCGCTAACCAGCGTTCAGGCCGAACAGCGCCTAGCTGGCAAGATCAAAGATAAGGGTGACATTGACGCTGAGGCGGCGAGTATTATTTTGCAAGATTATTTGGAGGTGCACGGATGA